gaatatatatattatgtcataatgaacatatttaaaccataagtaaaaaatcgtgaattttccatttaattaaaaaaaaatttgctatttcacaatattgtgaaattagatatttcttgccattgcacaatactgtgcaatcgaaaagacttgctattgcacaatacttaatataataattttagatcctgatttggaccaacttgaaaactgggcccataatcaaaaatctaagtacatgtttagattcagcatatcaaagaggcccaagaatttaatttttgttaaaatcaaacttagtttcattttggaccctttgcactttaatttagaccaattttaaaactggaccaaaaatgaagaatctacatacacagttagatttggcaaccccaattattcaatttttgatgaaatcaaacaatgtttaattttggacctcgatttgggccaacttgaaaactgggccaataattgaaaaatctaagtacatttttagattcagcatgacaaagaaccccaagatttcaatttttgttaaaatcaaactaagtttaattttggaccctttggaccttaatgtagaccaatttgaaaacagaaccaaaaattaagaatctacatacacagttagattcggcatattaaagaaccccaataattcaattttgatgaaatcaaacaaagtttaattttggaccctttgggcccctttttccttaactgttgggaccaaaactcccaaaatcaataccaaccttccttttatagtcataaaccttgtgtttaaatttcatagatttctatttacttatactaacactatggtgcgaaaaccaagaaaaatgcttatttgggtccctttttggcccctaattcctaaactgttgggaccgaaactccaaaaatcaataccaaccttccttttgtggtcataaacattgtgtttaaatttcattgatttctatttactttaactaaagttattgtgcgaaaaccaagaataatgcttatttgggccctttttggccccttattcctaaactattgaaaccaaaactcccaaaatcaatcccaacctttcttttgtggtcataaaccttgtgtcaaaatttcatagatttctattaacttaaaccaaagttatagtgcgaaaaccaagaaaatgcttatttgggccctttttggcccctaattcctaaaatgttgggaccaaaactcccaaaatcaataccagccttccttttatggtcataaaccttgtgttaaaatttcatagatttctattcacttttactaaagttagagtgcgaaaactaaaagtattcggacgacgacgacgacgacgcagacgacgacgccaacgtgatagcaatatacgaagtaaattttttcaaaatttgcggtcgtataaaaatcagaCAACAACCTCCATGGGTAGTGAAAAATCTGACCAAAATGTATTCCATTGATGACAGAATAAAAACCcagtaaaataaaaaggttacagttaaaaaaaatacagtacaAGGACTCGGGCTAAAATTTATTAAGGAGTATGTACAACTATcaagttcaataaaaaaaaattgtagcaAACAATAATCCTAAATTTTGATGGATAAATACAGTTAAAATAATACCGGTATTCCCCTTGGCTTATACTTACAgaatatatgaaaaatgttgATTTAGATAATGATCATTATAAAATCAATTGTTAATATCATTTATCAGTAATTTCAACATTAATAAACACAAATGCTATGTGAAGATAAAGATGCCTTTTAACAAAGTATATGTATGTGGTagtttcaaatattgataagaTGTATGGAGTTAAGCAGCATTGTTTTTAAACTCCGATGTATGACTGTTCGTTTTGTCTTCTATTCATataacaaaattttcaattctcTCTGATCcccaattcaattttataatatatgaaCAAGCTTGCATCTAATTTGCTTCACATAACTCTTTTAGACTCATTCATCAACAAATATACAcacaaaaacatgtatataatagcAGTCTCTCTATTCTTGCACTCTTTTCAGATTTGTACAAACAGATTGTATCATTTTGACGACCCCCCAAACCCTGAGAATCCCATGACAGCAGCCATGTCAGGATCAATGTTTAAGTTCAATTCTCCTTCTGCTTTTCTTTTTCTGTCTgccttcttttcttttttgtatgatTTCTGTCTTTCTTCctaaaacaatagaaaatagatttaaaacttaatatttttattcttttcacttgtgtaattaaaatttacaaacagTAGATTCTCTTTAAATCAGagcttcaacagaaaaaagagCATCTGGGATCTTTTTAACACCACTTGTTCAGATGACGTCACTATCCCAAATTTACTATTTATCAAATGcttaagggggttcgcgggtctaaatcatttatatacgATTTCTCtaaatttttctataaatgaactttatcttatagttaacagaaaaataaaataaaaaagtggggtcaccgttcatttgcgctcacaatctgccttcgaaagaagcatacatttttgtaaaagtgtttttttttatttgttgaagtaataggagaaataaagttaatatcgaaataagaaaagaaatttattacagaaattgttcaaatttaaaaaaaaataatttagtaaaagtacagcttactaaaaaatataggtcaccaatgagttgaaaaagatatttcaattttcaagccaaaaaatggcatttttccaccaaagggagataatttggaactttttcaatgatgtatacattaaaaaagtcatctggggccaataCAAATTGATTgctttgaatgatttttgtaccatatgataaagtaacaactacaaaaggtaacaaataaaatttgtaaggaaaacaaatgtttaaatttttttctgaaatttttataccctggAGCCTCCGTAAATATGTTTGGaaccttttataaaaaaaaatttttttttaaagtgcccTGCCCTCAGCATTGTTAGCAaatgtattatacatttttttaaccctttcctccataatgacgccttttgacgccaccccctttactccataatgatgCCTTTTGACGCCTGCATAGTCCCTCACTTGAAACGTCTAACCTACGAAAAAACTTCATCAGACTTAATAAAAGTTGTATTTAATAGCAAGAGGATATTTATGAGAATCTATGACTGGAATTTccttgatgaaatatttgttttggcaatgcattaataattaaaacctgatgaatttttttttattgaaaaaatcctatgcaaatcaagtattttaataaaaagtatccatggaggaaagggttaaagcACATCAAATTTAGAACATACATATCTAGGAATTTATACATAAGGTTAATTATACAAGGAAAATATATGGCAACACTGTGCACATGGCTTTTTAGTGTTGCTTAATGGTGAAACTTAATTTGTTGTATAACTTGTATCTGAAAAGTTAGTCAACTAGAACAATGCATGCTGATGACCAAAAAGTTCAATCTTGAAAAACTGAAAAGTCAGTCAACTGGAaagaaacacaattttaaactgTCATCTCTCTGAAGGTGGTTAAATCTTTAATACATGATGATGTGTTAGTTAAAGTACCTCTTCTTGTAATTCTTTAATTCTCTCCTCAAAAtcatattcttttttcttttcttcttttttcttcatattaCTTTCAAATCTTTTCTTCACTTGATCTAATGTTGACCTTTCTATTTTCATTGACATTCCCAAATTTCTTTGatcttaaatacaaaaaaaaccaacaaaaacatCAGCGAGTACAAATTTcagatataaaattataaaaggcAGCAAACGTATTGAATGTGTCACAACTCTGTATTGACATATGAAAACACTTAcccaaaaacaaaatgaaactaaaAATTTTAATGCTCATCAAATTACAAATATGTATTGACTTGAATGTAGACATTGTCAAAATCAGGAAATCAAATATCAAGAAAAATGAACATCAAAGACCTAAATCcaagaaaattgataaacacaaaatatgaataaatccacagtactgtggattcattattattcgttggatatcaattttcgtgggtacaggtgaaccccGAAATTAAATGTGCAATGAATGACAGATTTTATATAGGtgtgtatgcagactttggcaaaaccacgaaattaattATTCGTGAACATGTCATTTTTCCttcatccacgaaaattggtacccaggaaaataaatgaatccacagtattcaaaatctgaggataaaaaaaataatttggtaaACCTTGCAATGAATTCTATTTATTTGCAGAAAAATGtctaacattttgaaaatgcttaaaatactAGCTGTTTATCTTATTCACAACTGGCTTCTGAATACTTTTTGTATGAGAGCAAAGgagaaaaaattatatacaaactTACGTTTCTTTCCATTAATGTGATCAAGGAAATTAATAGAGTCTTTGACAACACAATCACATACATTACAATAATacctgaaataacaaaaaatattacagtaaatCTAAGGTAATGCAGCATCAGGAACTTAACAATGTGAGAGGAAtctattttaatgaataaagaatcatccaaatattaaaaaaataataactttccATCTCTGTTTTATTCTATgatgttattttgatttatgtttATGACATTACATAGAGATTGATTTTGGCTTCCTGTGTACAGATGGGATAGACAATGTGAGAGGAATCTATTCTAATGAATAAAGAATCAtccaattattaaaaaaataataactttccATCTCTGTTTTATTCTATgatgttattttgatttatgtttATGACATTACATAGAGATTGATTTTGGCTTCCTGTGTACAGATGGGATAGACAATGTGAGAGGAATCTATTCTAATGAATAAAGAATCAtccaattattaaaaaaataataactttccATCTCTGTTTTATTCTTTgatgttattttgatttttatgtttattacaTTACATAGAGATTGATTTTGGCTTCCTCTGTACAAAACTGTGTTAAGACTTGTGTTATGGTGAACGAGAATAAAATCGTATTAACAAGTTATTTATTGATGTTAAGGATACACATTTTGACCTATATCATTAATATTATGTAAGTGATTTAGTATCATGTATCatgttgtaatttattttttcgaaCATACAATTTCTctaatttcaatatattttggtTGGTGCCTGTTAAAACGTTtaaaacccgctgcatttgtttgcacatgtCCAAAGTAAGGAAACTGTTGTTCAGGGTTTGTGGATTgttaatgtggttcataagtgtttctcgtttctgtttttttttaaagataatttagAGTCTTTACACTGTTGTTTTTCCCTGTTTAacttgttttacactagtcaatTCTgtggtcctttatagcttgttgttttcagtgtgagccaaagctccatgctgaaggctgtactttgacccacaatggtttactttttaaacttttgacttAAATGCAGAGTTAATTCATTGgttctcataccacatctacttatttctacttgaatataaatgtaattgatATCATTTCAACTGATAATGTAGTTCTCAATAAGGTAGATGTCATGAGTTCATGTTCCAAACAATaaattgattggttgattgttgGCATTGTACTCAGTATGTAAATACAGACAGTTTTTATTGGTCGAGGAGGCTGAAGTTTGCAGAGAAAATCCACCAATCTTTAGCAGGAAAATGGCAATCCCATGGGAGTAGAACAAACCTGCCCTGGGTGGTTTTGGAACTCACTACTTCAGTGTTGACAAGATAGTGATTTATGTTGATGAACTAATTTAACCAAAGGCCCCTCCTTACATAATTAAACATCTACTCTAAAATCTTAGActaataatagataaataaaatgttatcttaCCCTCCTTGTCCTGACTGAGGTGTTTGCTTTGTGATAACCTGAGATTTTCCTAATTTAGAATCTAGATCAACCTAAAACAAGAACAACAGACACAGTAATTAGAACAGCTataaaaattaaccaaattATATCTTGAATTACAGGAAACAAATGTAATATGCATGCACTGTTACCATGGTATATATGTACGTTTTGATCTTAAATTAATGTCAAGTTGAACAGGGtatttgtttgtcatgtttCAAACACTGCCGGATTCTTAGGCAGAGTGGCTTGGCACTTAATAAAGATGCtgcttaaatatttaaataaattaatcagTTTTATTTAGCTGCCTATTTTAACTGACAAAAAAAGACTGGTGTTTATAAATGTGGTTTTATAAACCATTATCTCAGGGAATTTTACTCAAACTTCCTCTTCAGTATCTGCTCTTTCTTTCACAACTGCATAGTAATGTCTTGTCTTGGCTTAAAactgtatactgtggattcatttatttttgtgggtaccaatttttgtggtttgaggaaaacttacatattcgtggatatttaatttcctggttttggcaaagtctacactcattcctttacaaaatttgtatttcgttgaacatttgaattcgtggttcaccagTACCAacgaaagccacgaaaattggtatcccacgaataataatgaatccacagtatatatattaattttcgATCAAATGTAACCTTGTTTAACATACTTTATATTCTCTAGGTTTTAATCAAATGTAACCTTGTTTAACATACTTTATATTCTCTAGGTTTTAATCAAATGTAACCTTGTTTAACATACTTTATATTCTCTAGGTTTTAATCAAATGTAACCTTGTTTAACATACTTTATATTCTCTAGGTTTTAATAGTTCTCTTTTGATAGGTGGCTCTTTTAACTCTTTTTCAAGGAGTTTCCTTTCCTCTTCTTCCAATCGAACTTTAGCAATTTTTTCATACTCATCCTTGTCCCACTTTCGTCTGTGATCTCCAGGTGTtggtttctaaaaaaaaaaaacgtacaaCATTTAAGTAATGATCTTTAATCTCATGTGGATATAAATTTACTAATTCATATAAAAGATgtgaataatataataaaaatgtatatcatatCATATTCAAGGCTCAGATATATTATCACTTGATGGGGTTTGTATAATTAATTCTctataaattaatgaatttacATCACTACATGAAGTTAAATTGAAGAACTCTGGAAAATTAATACAAAGATTTAGTCATAAAAATAGTCATAAGAGCAAAGGTAATTGTTTCCCTAAAAAACAGAACAACAAGGAAATATCCTTCACatttaaagcaaaattatatctaTAAACCTTTGAAAAACACATGTGAAAAAGTAAACAAAGCTAACTCAATCTTTGCGGCAAtaagaagaaaattcaaaaatttgaatgCAAAGATCTTCATatcactataatatatatataaataaaacattagtGAGAACACACTTAAACTATGCCAGTTCAGTATGGGCTcctttcaaaaacaaatttattgacaatatcaaaaatgtacaaaaaaggcTGACACACCAGATACCTGGACTCAACAAATTAAGTTCATTGGAAAGATTAACATATCAAAGGGTCTGAGGGGACATAATTGTGACCTATAAGATACTTACAACAATGTATCAGAAAATATGATCcagaaattatttcatttctcAAACTAATTTCAAACATCGAAAATAGGAATAGCACAAGAGTTAATTGTAACAAAAACATTCACCAACGATTTAAAACAAGTCTTAGGAAAAGTAGCTTTGCAGTATGAATCACCAATTTATGGAATAAATTATCAGATAAAGTACCAAAAGCTCCATctataaatgtgtttaaaataACAGGGAATACGAAGACACCTATTATTCTGATTATCCAGCTGAAATAACCAGAAGCAGCAacagaaataaagataataaatagagaataatacatggcaaaatccgtatcatatgtcgtatcatcccgagacatcaatatcagcccgagggcctttaagcccgagggatgatattggtcgagggtgatacggcatgtgatacggattttgccatgtattatacgctttatcatatatttcaacagaagagtattatagtatatgaactgttttctgatccatagcactgggttaccttcagttctgcttttgtcttgtttcaaagctttaaaataactgctcaattatttaaaggaagcacctaggttaccttacaatctgttgttttgaaaatattttgtttattattgtatatatttaagtgttttgtattttttatagttgcattgagtgtgtcaaaaaatatgttgtaaaaacttgatgttcgtgacgtcacatacaatatgaaaacttgatgtacTTGatgttacataccaaacaatgacgtcattccaaaaaaatacctatttttagaaaaaaaaatcttaagcaaaaaaaaccctaaaaaactgacttaagttaaaaaaaaaaaaaaaaaaaaaaggtatgcgatacgggttttaccatgcgatacggggtatgcgatacgggtttagccatgcgataaggggtatgcgatacagggtaggtgatacagactggaaaaaagaacctttataaGATTACAAAACAGCTGTATTTagtatggggacgaagtccctaattacggtagaaaaatcaatgaaaaaaaaaaaaaaatctgggaaaatttcccgaatttttcattgtactaatgaactcaaaatcgttaacgttttttttcagatctagtTCCTGTTCCGGTTTTCCCGCAATTGCGCAGAAatctgtcttgtttgcatgagactttgatttttttttttatatttagtctagtaaaacataagattggatctcaatacaaattaaattttaataattgtttgatatgaaaaaaaaacgttacgttacctgatgaaagcgtttcttttgtttacatcgaatatgacgtcataacttaaagaacgtcacagctaattccctaacaacagaaccaaaatcgggaacgttacgtacggtatttcggtttcttttatcaacatgattgaattaagaaaataaaacatacagacttcgtccccattcacaggttatgcctgcctcatatttctaaatatataataactcAAAATATTAGTCTGGTGAAGAGGAACCATGAGGATTATCTACCGGAAAATATCATTAAGTATCATTAAGTAAGTATGATCTGACTATATACAGCAATCTTGAGTTGTTTTTCATGAACGAGTTATATCAGTTTACCCTGGATCAATTGGCATGAACCATGTCATTAAACATTAATAAACAATTGTTATAATATAAGAATTGTGACAAAGTGCAAGAATAGACAACTTTTGAGTTCGATGCATTcccgtcaaaaactctggtttgtAGTGAACATCATTCCTGCTTTTAGGGGCATAGTCACTCCTGTTCCAATGTTGAGcaagtggttggaaaactataatgcTATAATGCACGAAATATTTGGCAAATTAAATTCTCATAATTAACAATCAGCTCTGCTGTCATTAGTGAATTGTGATTAATGTTGGTCTCATTTGGGTCTAAGCATGACCCGGGGGTCGATATTTTATAAGCACGATTTGTCAAAGTCAAATTATAGTGCcatgaaaacaggaaatgaagtctagcgtgACACGGGAGAAATGCTTACTTACATAGTGTAAGCAGGATATGgtaatctgacaaaacagtaagcaggaTCTGGGAGTAAATCCACCAATGAGACCCCCATTTAgtacttaaaaaacaaaattatttctcattttatcctgcacaatgacgctAGATGAACTTTAATAGgcgtgcagggatacaggcgatccCCTCTACTTGGTAAAAGACTTCATAATGGCGCataatttataagttttttagGGTGTAggatgaacttgaaattgtagtccgagattactctgacgtccaacggcacACAAGCTGGGGCTGTGGGctgttggacgtcagagtaatctcggactatcAAACTTGGTACTGTCTATCATCGAGattccaattttgaataaactgCTAAGTTTAATTGGTCATTCAGGTTGAATATGTGTCATGGGAAATTGTGACGTGTAAATCTATGCTTTGAAACATCACATGATCTAGGCAAAAGAACCAGTTGGAGGACCATGAATATGGTTCCTCACTTTGaaaatgaagagaaaaaaaggggggtattcTGTCTTTACGATTTACAAAGAAGACGGACAGATAATCCACTGAAAAGGAAAAGAGCTGGAATTATTCTTAATATTTCGTATTCTTGTTAACCTCTGCCATTGTTCTTTAAAGTATCCTcaataatattaatttataaatttgtaaacaatCTGAACAGCATTCGCTCTCTGGTTTCTTCCTATTGTCTATGGAAAACTCCGAAAACCCAAATGCATGCACTTCCATCTAAGTTCCTCATGCGTTTGAAAATGATAGTTAGCTCCTATTTATTTCAAGTTGTTTAATGACCCGAAAgcttaaaaaaatgcaaaacaaatcgACGTGGCTGGAGTGACGAAATTTATTATAGTTCGATTTTCCATTTGCAGACGTTTGACAAGCAGAATTTTGGTAAGTTTTACATGATATTGGCTGTTTCTCACTAAGAGGGAGAAGTGTTTGATTGTTGATAAACAATCATATACTTGGAAAAATGCCAATTTGCAGCTTTGCCATGCCATCATTTGCATGAATTTGATAATTTAGTAATTTAAtctactttttcactttttctcTCTCAGTAgatcatattttactttttaatgtttgtaCTTGAAATAGACAGTCCTGAGTAAAACCTTTGTATTGACTATTGtcacatacaaaatgtatcctCATCTCATGGGTTTTCTTTCTATTTAATTACCCTCTtactatctatctatctatcttccCGTCAAGGAGTGGACTCATATTTGAGTGTATATACTCCAGCGTGAGTGAACAGCTAAAAACCTTCAAGTATGTACAATTAAAAGAGATCTGTATGTACAGTTAAAAACGGTGCTGTAATTTAGATGTGGAGTAGTGTCGACACGCTGACATCTTGGATGAATATTTAAAGCAGTCCAGTCTGGTCCTTATCTGTCTGATGTTATTTGATATGGAACCACGGGTTCTGGTATCATGATGGCAGAGCAGGTGGTGAACAGGAACTTCTACAATATGGTTTATTATCTTGTAGAACATGATGACTCTGCTCCTGGCTCTCCTATGTTCCAGTGGTTCCCAACCTAGTtgctgtgtcattttagtcacACAGCCTGGTTCCCTTGAGAAAAAGTCCCCCATTACGAATCTAGCAGCCTGGCGTTGTACGTTTTCCAGTTGTTGAATTTGCTACTGTCTGTAGTATTTCAAGGTTGCATTTCACATACCAGAAAAAACGGCAGCTCAACTTCTGTGACGTAATATGTACATGCTCAGCAATGACTTCATTTGATATATGACGGAAAGACTGAAAAAACTTAAGCTGCCAACATTGTTGTATAGCAGGGCCCGAGGGGACATGATTGAGACAAACAAGATACTTAACGGTAAACACGATCCAGAAACAAGTTCATTCCtcaaattaatttcaaacacCGAATATAGGCATAGCACAAGAGTAAATAGTAATAAAATCATCCCCCTACGATTTAAACCAAGTCTGAGGAAAAGCAGTTTCTCTGTAAGAATTGCCAAATTATGGAACACTTCCGGTGGGTAGAAAACAGTAAAAAAGTTGGCATGTGACAAATGTGTGTACATGAATATTTAATTGTCATAAGatgaactaataaaaaaatgtaattcctTAGTTTAAACTGTTCATTTATCCTAATTTCTTCTTTTGTAGATAAAATGTCAGATTCAGATGATGATGCTGCTTTTGCAAGTGCTGACGAAGGAGAAGAAACAAAGCAAAGTTCACCAAAGGGAGATGAATCTACTAAGCCTGATACTGATAAAGCAACAAAGTCTGTAGGAAAGGGAGATAACCAGAAACAAGCTCCAAAAAGTAACCCTAAAAGTGAAAAGGAGGCtactgacaaaacaaaaaatcctgAAGTATCACAACAGAAAGGAGCAACTgggaaaggaaagaaaaaggGAAAGCAggcaaagaaaaataataagagtactgaaaaacatgaaacaaaagaaactgAAAGTAAAAAGCCTGAGAGTGAAGTAGCAGTAAAAGAGGAAGAAAAGCCAGAAAGCAAAAAAACTGACATAGATAACCAGGAAGAGAAAACACCAGATACAACGCCAgttgaagaaaagaaagaacCGGAAAATAATAAAGAGCTGTCAACAGACAGCACAAATGTTTCTGAAAAAACAGAAAGCATTGTTAAGTCACCTTCTGGGCAGAACATACAGAGGGAAGGATCTGGAGAAGGTTCAGAAAAGCCGGACATTAAATCTGTTCTGGATCAACTAgcagatgatgatgatgatgaaaaAGAAGAGGAAGAAGAAGATCAAAaggtatttcaaaattcaattcaagaaaaatgtatatgattCTTTCAATTTACAACACTGTTTAGTCTTGTATGGAGATGTACCAAACTGAAACCTTACGATATCATTTTCATTACATttcaatacatacatgtacattcacatcattatatatatgtaagttAAGGCAGACATTcactgtattttattttattacagtcTAGTAGTTGGAATATTGGAGGATGGGGTTCTAGTATCATGAATGTAGCACAGACATCAGTCTCAACATTTACAAATCAAGTTGGTTAGTATCATAGATTAATTAGTCAATTTGGTACAGATACAttgtacaacaaaatatatttcaaagaatctacagggagataactcactTAGTTACTTAATTACTCCAGAAAAGTTTTCACAATGTCAATGTTCAGATCTATCGGACAAAAATACTTTTAGACAGTTTTTGTCATAAGTGTTTTCTACCTGTACTCATCCAccaatcatgaaaaaaaagtgagtGTGgagatttaattttgattaaattgatTTAGCGAGAGCTTATCATGTGTAAATGATGTGGAATCTTTTCAATCATTGTAGACTTGAActgtcaggttttttttcggTCACATTTACCACAGATTTCTTTTTcggataatcatgataatgttaaaatatgatttgaacatatatatactggtaaatatatatcatagctaaaaatgaaaagatgtgCAGGTCATAGATCTCTTTGTCATATCTTAAAAATGTAGTCTCTAAGAATCTCTTTATAAGTCAATTCAACAGCATTTTTGTTCAAAGTTTCCTATCTTACttttccatttgttttgaaCATTGTACACTGATTATGTTTTATGTCATTCTAGGAGAAGGATTCAGTACAATAATGGATACAATGGAGAATACATTGGGTGCTATACCACCTGAACAACTGGCTTACatgaaaactgataaaaaagAAGACGAAGCCTTGGACTCTCATGATGTGGCTCATACCATGAAGCCTGCTGAATCAGCTTCAAAGGAAATTACAGAGCAGCCAAAACATGTAGAACCAGGTATGGCAACTGTTATAGAATTAATATatgaatattcatatttatacctGTTGATAATTATAACAATGTTTAGAAGTTGGAgcatatactgtaaattcagaaattattgcgtgcatttattattgtgattttgtcattttacacttgaatgcgattttaatttttgcgattttgagaaaaagtcatgcttaattcagttaaaatattacaaaatgcgagttttaattattgcgt
This Mytilus trossulus isolate FHL-02 chromosome 14, PNRI_Mtr1.1.1.hap1, whole genome shotgun sequence DNA region includes the following protein-coding sequences:
- the LOC134696710 gene encoding zinc finger matrin-type protein 2-like yields the protein MAEKPTPGDHRRKWDKDEYEKIAKVRLEEEERKLLEKELKEPPIKRELLKPREYKVDLDSKLGKSQVITKQTPQSGQGGYYCNVCDCVVKDSINFLDHINGKKHQRNLGMSMKIERSTLDQVKKRFESNMKKKEEKKKEYDFEERIKELQEEEERQKSYKKEKKADRKRKAEGELNLNIDPDMAAVMGFSGFGGSSK